In Oreochromis aureus strain Israel breed Guangdong linkage group 17, ZZ_aureus, whole genome shotgun sequence, the genomic stretch gcacattttttgtaactattggctatttttgcaaaactctacacacaaataagaaaactcttcacccaatcagcaaaacattgtagttttcttgtaaaagcgaataacctttgcttaactcaccacacctttgtaaaaattgtatttttgtatcagacagtaaacacaagccatcaaattacagttttttctgattgcttaagcacattttttgtaactattggctatttttccaaaactctacacacaaataagaaaacctgtcacccaattatcaaaacattatagttctcttgcaaaagcgaacacagctagattaactcttcacaccttcgtaaaaatggtgttttcgtatcaaacagtacacacaagccatcatctactaagcacacaatgcgccaactgcacactgatggtatgaatacaaaacacatctggcttttgctttctctgtgtacaGATGTCAATTTGAGATCACACTTTTGTCATAGTGTCATGTAAACATAcaaggatccaaacttcaagtattggtgtttattcacactcatcaaaaccaagacaaagtcagaacacaaaataggaatttcacaacaaaaaggggaaaaaaagacaatcagCCTACATCATGTCGTCTTTCTGGGTCCAGCCACAAAATTTCGTCCACATCGCATGCGATATCCTCCAGTCCAAGGCACCGGGGAAAATATCTCCTTGAATGCCGTATCCAGGCCTGACATGATACCTGGTCAATATCTCCACATGCCTCCTCCATTGCCTGTAAAAGGGCTACCTGTTGATGAGGATGACGGTCGTACACTTTCCAGCGCCAGGCAGAGAAGAACTCCTCGATGGGATTTAAGAATGGAGAGTATGGAGGGAGGTTGAGTGCCATGAAGGATGGGTGGTCTGTAAACCAGTTGCGGACCAAAGCAGCCCTATGGAAACCAACATTGTCCCATATGATGACATATCGGGTCTGCTCTGGTCTCTGAACAGTGAGCATGTCATGCAAGGTGTCCAGGAATGCaataatgtgtgcagtgttgtaTGGGCCTATGGttgcatgatggtgaacaacaccattttggcttatagctgcacacatggttatgttaccaccacgttgtcctgggacattgatgatggcacggtgtccaataatgttcctgccacgtctcctggttttactgaggttaaaccGGCCTCATCCACAAAAAGTAGCTCATGTCCCATTGCATCTGCTTCTAGTTCCATCACTCTCTGAACAAGACACAACAAATGCAACACATCAGGCCCATGCACAGCACTACAGTATGCACTTCCAAATTCAGAACCAATGACACTAGCTTACCTGCACATAGTCATATCGCAGTTGCTTTACACGTTCTGTGTTTCTCTCGAAAGGAGCTCTGTAAATTTGCTTCATTCTTATTCTGTGCGGCAGCAAGTACGACTTAGTGCAGAAATGCTTGAactgtgtatattttgaaagatggtgtcattatcaattatgcgctgctgtatttcacgCAGTCTTATTGCATTATTGGCAATCACCATGTTCACTATATGGGCCTCTTGCTCTGCAGTGAACATTCTGCCTCTGCCCCCAACAGCTGGacgtctagcaattctgtaaagtaacaatgtcagtatttttgcatgtatggtactgttgtgtttctcattagagtatggcagtgctacaaagtACTAACCAATTCTCATTTCGAAATGTCCTAATGATGCCTGCCACAGTGTAGCGGCTCAgtttaggctgaacccgttggccagcttccctcagggtcatcccatggttgatgacatggtccactattgtagctctgaaatcatcagttattctgtttcttcctcttcttacccttcctctttcctctcctcgtcctcttcttgctcctccacatcctcttcctccaacttcttcacctccacgtcctcttcctccaacttcttcacctccacatcctctccctcggcctcctctgattctcactcttctcactcttgctgctccttccattgtactccacataGACAGCTTACCTGTGGCCTgtttatagtgcttaggctgattgcaaagtggacTAATTCtctaaaacagttttcacatgtgaaagtgtgccagacagttggcaaaatagtgttaaTGATAGCCATACATGTGTATAATTTTGCTAGTAGTGTGTTGGAAATTtggtaattgagtgtaagcagtgagttgtgtttacagttctgcaaaaagagtgttGTGCAGTGAATTGTGCCTAcagttttgcaaagtgtgtgttacaaaatggcaaactgagtgcaaagcagtgtttgtgcttttagttttgcaaactcagtgagtggttttgctataagtattaatagttttagaaattgtgccataagaatcacagttagggtttaagcattcagaaaaaactgtaataagcacacaatgcaccaactacacactgatggtatgaatgaaaaacacatctggcttttgctttctctgtgcacaaggtaggctatgtcagtttgagctcatacttttgtcatggatccgtaagcatagagggatccaaacttcaagtactggtgtttattcacacacattaaaacaaacacaagtgtttatttccaagtatagAATTATTTGCAATCGCCATATTGACTATATgggtttcttggtctgcagtgaacatgcttcctctgccccagcatctggtcgtctagcaattctgtaaagtaacaatttcagtatttttacatctatggtattgttgtgtttctcattagcatggcagtgctacaaatcttagtgcaaagtgactgtactaaccgattctcatttcgaaatgtccttatgatgcttgctacagtgtagcggctcaagttaggctgaacccgttggcctcctctgcctcctctaATTCTCATTGTACTCCACACGAACAGCTTACCTGTAGCTTATTTaaagtgcttaggctgattgcaaagtgaactaattctctaaaacagttttcacatgtgacagtgtgccagacagttggcaaaatagtgtaaataatagccataaatgtgtatagttttgctaggagtgtgctgatcatttggaaattgagtgtaagcagtgagttgtgtttacagttctgcaaaaaccTACAGTTTTGCAaggtgtgtgttacaaaatggcaaactgagtgcaaagcagtgtttgtgcttttagttttgcaaactcagtgagtggttttgctataagtattaatagttttagaaattgtgctataagaatcacagtcagggtttaagcattcagaaaaaactgtaaaagccacagagacctggtgtttagaaaaaatgcgtctcaactgctccgatactcctgacacatatgagatcactacaggttttcgcttgggcagcggttgtccttctctcctggatcggctggagctttctttaggtgcttttccagctttgacaaaagtccagctgggataaccacatttactcagggccttcttgatgtgctgttcttctgccttcCTGGccactgtgtcagtggggatggtgttcgctctgtgttgtagcgtcctaatgacacccagtttgtgctccagtgaatgatgagagtcaaaccttagatactgatccacatgcgtaggtttacggtacatgtcagcttttagatgtccccattactgatggaaatctcacagtctaagaaggctaacctgccacttttcatatcctccctggtgaatttgatgtgtcggtccactgAGTTAATGTGGTCCGTGAattgtggtacgtcctgagatttgattttcacccaggtgtcaccCAGGTTCAGAtatgtcatccacatatctgaaccaatggtacggaagtggaggaagcaagaagaatgattTGAGTAAaatttgacttatctgactgttttgtttcgtttaatgcgccttataatcccgtgagCCTAGtcacttacagttatttattcaccctTCAGtcactgtaattttaaaactgtgtaattttaaaactgtgtatatactgtatattctgtgtatttattatctcactcttattgcctgtttatgccctgtccttatcttcaacttcatgctgctctgttgtatcttaattgtatcttaattgccccttgggtttaaataaagtctttctgattctgattcttatggtccgaaaaatgtGGTATACAAAATAAACATCCAACAGGTTTGGTTCTACGTCTTATGTACAGTTTACAGTAAATAAAGCTCAGACGAAGAATATCCACAAAGTTAATACATCATGCTGAAATATAGAGAATGGTCTCTGATAGACTAGAAAATAATGGGAGTAAATATTTCTatccaacatcatcaaataacTATCAAaccatcaaaataaaattaaacgccaataaatttttaaaattgaAAAGCATGTGCGTCTTTGATTAAAATTTgattatttgtaaatatgtcgctgatattaaaaatgttttaaaaatttaattcaTGTTACAGTTCACGTTCAGACACAACGAGAACAACTAAAGTCGAAGGGGCAGGTCCCTGTTTCCTATTACGTCCTCAAATCATGTTGGCGCTGGGTGTTTTCAAATACGTCCGTTGCTTTGACTTAGAGTCGCTCCCGTGCGCTCACTTTCATCAATTTCACATAAGCTGACAAAATGAGTGGACGCGGAAAAGGGGGGAAGGGACTCGGAAAAGGAGGCGCTAAGCGTCACCGTAAAGTTCTACGTGATAATATCCAAGGCATTACCAAGCCCGCTATCCGCCGTCTAGCTCGCCGCGGTGGGGTGAAGCGTATTTCCGGCCTGATTTATGAGGAGACCCGCGGTGTACTTAAGGTGTTCCTGGAGAACGTAATTCGTGACGCAGTTACTTACACTGAGCACGCGAAGAGAAAGACCGTGACTGCAATGGATGTGGTGTATGCTCTGAAGAGGCAGGGCCGTACTTTATACGGTTTTGGCGGTTAACTTTGTCTCGAATCCAACACAACGGCTCTTTTAAGAGCCACACAACTCGTCCTAAGAAATAAGTGTTCCAACTTTACAGTTTGGCTTGGTTACACAGAACTTTGTGAATATGTTCTTGTTAATAAGACTCTAACCCTTGCAACGTGATTATACATACGGCGTATGGGCTTAACGAAAGGGCCGTTGTGGCTGAAAGTAACTCGTCGGGATGGCTTCGTGCCCCAAACCAAAATGGCGGTGGCGCTGATGTGAACAATGTTAACTCGCTTCACCTAGCCTAGCTTTCCCAGAAACCAATATCCACCTTTCCTAACCTTACAATGATTGGCTTGTCCCTTTTTCAATGAAACTCCATTTCCCTGTGAAGCCTAACATTCTGCGAATTGTCTTAGGACacaactttgttgtttttgtttattttttttttttgtaacaaaaTGGAGGACGCCATAACACGCTGTGACGTAAAGTCTCTAGAAATGGCTTCAAATCCCGTGGCTCCACAGAGCTGCCCTGTTTGTGCTCGACAGTGAACATTTTCTATTTACAGTGATATAAAAAGAACAAGTGAAACGTCGAAAATGACAAATACTTTACTGCATAGTTTTGATTCTAATTTAATATTGTCAGTGTCCTACCAAAGTGTTTCACTGTGAGGATGAAACCTTTTAACATCCGAAATAACTATTCTGGGTTTAATTTAAAGTGTTTATTGTAATTTAACAAAATTTAGTATAAGGTTATTTACAGCACTATGCAATTTTAATGATGTTCTTTTAGCACACAGTcaaatataagaaaaatatGCCACAGTACCCTAAAAAGTTCATACCTAAAGTACAGTCCCTATACTTTCTTAAACTAAGGCCAATAATTACAAATTATTAGAGGTCTTGCATGCAATAGCAGCAGACAGTATTTTCCCGTGCTCTCTCACGAACAGTTTATAACACAGAATTTAAGATTCTCATAATCAGTGATTATTGACTTTGATAAATGTGACAGATTTAGCTCTTCAGATGTGTGTGTGGCTCTTAAAAGAGCCGTTGTTGTGTAGAAACTGATCTCAGATCAGCTCAAGCCCTCTCTCCGCGAATGCGGCGGGCCAGCTGGATATCTTTGGGCATGATAGTGACTCTTTTGGCGTGGATGGCGCACAGGTTGGTGTCCTCGAATAGACCGACCAGGTACGCCTCACTTGCCTCCTGCAGAGCCATAACGGCGGAGCTCTGGAAGCGCAGGTCGGTTTTAAAGTCCTGAGCAATCTCCCGGACCAGGCGCTGGAAAGGTAGCTTGCGGATCAGCAACTCGGTAGATTTTTGGTAACGGCGGATCTCCCTCAGAGCCACAGTACCGGGCCTGTAGCGGTGAGGCTTCTTCACGCCACCGGTGGCTGGGGCGCTCTTACGGGCAGCCTTGGTAGCTAGCTGCTTTCTGGGAGCCTTTCCTCCAGTGGATTTACGTGCTGTCTGCTTCGTTCTAGCCATGTTTAGTGACTATCAGATTGCTTTCTTCAGGGAAAC encodes the following:
- the LOC116317969 gene encoding histone H4 gives rise to the protein MSGRGKGGKGLGKGGAKRHRKVLRDNIQGITKPAIRRLARRGGVKRISGLIYEETRGVLKVFLENVIRDAVTYTEHAKRKTVTAMDVVYALKRQGRTLYGFGG
- the LOC116317971 gene encoding histone H3, producing the protein MARTKQTARKSTGGKAPRKQLATKAARKSAPATGGVKKPHRYRPGTVALREIRRYQKSTELLIRKLPFQRLVREIAQDFKTDLRFQSSAVMALQEASEAYLVGLFEDTNLCAIHAKRVTIMPKDIQLARRIRGERA